A part of Brettanomyces bruxellensis chromosome 3, complete sequence genomic DNA contains:
- a CDS encoding uncharacterized protein (SECRETED:SignalP(1-19)) — protein MKFNLAFTTVVVSAACAAAEDITLTVLSDNSEVKGMAVSNTHEGAGLNYLFIGAIYRKLYVQYLTAMEHFMAMSVSTSVDVYTFDGNLLALNGSTKNFYACKNTGDPYEYSASSYEVMYYASDAPSSCLSIQLSKAGSSANSSSSSDATASSTADSSSIIGNSTSQTIAYENATEFATVTCTETQCQVSKSAASSSNTAKTDTTILTETCTEAKCTSKASSTKAAITEAPASTLSTSVSSASSAISVSGSSTSSALSTFSAAAEKIIGSKSVFAMGLAALLVLL, from the exons atgaaattcAACTTAGCTTTtactactgttgttgtGTCTGCCGCTTGTGCTGCTGCCGAGGATATAACTCTTACTGTTCTCTCGGACAACAGTGAAGTCAAAGGAATGGCTGTTTCCAATACTCACGAGGGTGCAGGACTCAACTATCTATTCATAGGCG CCATTTACAGGAAGTTATATGTCCAATATTTGACTGCTATGGAGCACTTTATGGCTATGTCCGTCTCGACTTCTGTGGATGTTTACACATTTGATGGTAATCTTTTGGCTTTGAATGGAAGTACGAAGAACTTTTACGCTTGTAAAAATACCGGTGATCCATACGAGTATTCTGCAAGCAGTTATGAGGTTATGTACTATGCAAGTGATGCCCCTTCAAGTTGTCTCAGCATCCAGCTTTCTAAGGCAGGTTCGTCAGCGAATAGTAGTTCTTCTAGTGATGCTACTGCTAGTTCCACCGCTGACTCTAGTTCCATTATTGGTAACAGTACTTCTCAAACTATAGCTTATGAAAATGCTACTGAGTTTGCAACTGTTACTTGTACAGAAACACAATGCCAAGTTTCGAAGTCAGCAGCATCATCAAGCAATACTGCAAAAACCGATACTACAATTTTGACAGAAACTTGTACTGAAGCTAAATGTACTTCAAAAGCTTCAAGCACTAAGGCAGCAATTACTGAAGCCCCTGCAAGTACATTATCTACATCGGTGTCATCCGCATCCAGTGCAATATCCGTTTCAGGTTCATCCACGTCCAGTGCTTTGTCCACgttttctgctgctgccgaAAAGATCATTGGATCAAAAAGTGTGTTTGCTATGGGGTTGGCTGCACTTTTAGTCCTCTTATAA